One genomic segment of Deltaproteobacteria bacterium RBG_16_64_85 includes these proteins:
- a CDS encoding methionine--tRNA ligase, giving the protein MKPTFYITTPIYYVNDVPHIGHAYTTIACDALARYHRMKGQRVFFLTGTDEHGEKVQKSAVQQGLAPRELADRVVTRFQGLSPALNITNDDFIRTTEPRHYASVRELFRKSLRNGDIYLGEYEGWYCTPCESYWTDLQILEGKCPECRRAVEKRKEPSFFFRLSKYQKPLLEYYGKNPKFIRPESRRNEVVSFVEGGLNDLSVSRTSLAWGIPLPDHPGHVIYVWYDALTNYITGVGYPDGGERFDTFWPADVHMVGKDILRFHAVFWPAFLMSAGVAPPLGVFAHGWWTVEGQKMSKSLGNVVDPYEMVETYGADAFRYFLLREVPFGLDGDFSKKALVHRINSDLANDFGNLLNRTLGMLGKYFDGTVPVPSPAGEEDRSLIALAGEVRNAVDGAMEEVEFHKALSAVWDLVKACNRYVDASAPWALAKDAAKRERLGTVLYNILEAARICVLLSAPFLPAAAQKMWEALGCAGAVEKMNLASAGAWGGLPSGATLPRSAVAFPRIEE; this is encoded by the coding sequence GTGAAGCCCACGTTCTACATCACCACCCCGATCTATTACGTCAACGACGTTCCCCACATCGGTCACGCCTACACGACGATCGCCTGCGACGCGCTCGCGCGGTACCACCGGATGAAGGGACAGAGGGTGTTCTTCCTCACGGGGACGGACGAGCACGGAGAGAAGGTCCAGAAGAGCGCTGTTCAGCAGGGCCTTGCCCCCCGCGAGCTGGCCGACCGCGTTGTCACGCGGTTCCAGGGGCTCTCTCCCGCGCTGAACATCACGAACGACGACTTCATCCGGACCACGGAGCCGAGGCATTACGCCTCCGTGCGGGAGCTGTTCCGCAAGTCCCTGCGCAACGGGGACATCTATCTCGGGGAGTACGAGGGGTGGTACTGCACTCCCTGCGAGTCGTACTGGACCGACCTCCAGATTCTCGAAGGGAAATGCCCCGAGTGCCGAAGGGCCGTCGAGAAGCGGAAGGAGCCCTCCTTCTTTTTCCGTCTCTCGAAGTACCAGAAGCCGCTCCTCGAATACTACGGGAAGAACCCGAAGTTCATCCGCCCGGAGAGCCGCCGGAACGAGGTTGTCTCTTTCGTGGAGGGGGGACTGAACGACCTCTCGGTCTCCCGCACCTCCCTCGCCTGGGGGATTCCCCTCCCGGACCACCCGGGACACGTGATCTACGTGTGGTACGACGCGCTCACCAATTACATTACCGGCGTAGGGTACCCGGACGGCGGGGAGAGGTTCGACACGTTCTGGCCCGCGGACGTCCACATGGTGGGGAAAGACATTCTTCGGTTCCACGCGGTCTTCTGGCCGGCGTTCCTGATGTCGGCCGGGGTTGCCCCTCCGCTGGGCGTCTTCGCACACGGCTGGTGGACCGTCGAGGGGCAGAAGATGAGCAAGTCCCTGGGAAACGTCGTCGATCCGTACGAGATGGTGGAGACCTACGGTGCGGACGCGTTCCGCTACTTCCTCCTGCGGGAGGTGCCGTTCGGCCTCGACGGGGATTTCTCGAAGAAGGCCCTTGTGCACCGGATCAACTCCGACCTCGCCAACGATTTCGGTAACCTGCTGAACCGGACGCTCGGCATGCTCGGGAAATATTTCGACGGAACGGTGCCCGTCCCCTCCCCCGCCGGCGAGGAAGACCGTTCGCTCATCGCCCTTGCCGGGGAAGTCCGCAACGCCGTGGACGGAGCCATGGAGGAGGTCGAATTCCACAAGGCGCTTTCGGCCGTCTGGGACCTTGTGAAGGCCTGCAACCGGTACGTGGACGCGTCGGCCCCGTGGGCGCTGGCCAAGGACGCCGCCAAACGGGAGCGCCTGGGGACGGTCCTGTACAATATCCTGGAGGCCGCCCGGATCTGCGTGCTGCTTTCCGCTCCCTTCCTCCCGGCCGCGGCCCAGAAAATGTGGGAGGCGCTTGGTTGCGCGGGCGCGGTCGAGAAGATGAACCTCGCCTCCGCCGGGGCGTGGGGCGGGCTCCCATCCGGCGCCACGCTGCCCCGGTCCGCCGTCGCGTTCCCCCGCATCGAAGAGTAG
- a CDS encoding dTMP kinase — MSLSAPFVTFEGIEGSGKTTQVRRLSEYLKERGIPHRVTREPGGTPLADEIRSLLLSPREEPVFPETELLLYEAARSQHVRGVILPALISGQAVLCDRFYDATTAYQGFSRGIEGPQVEWLNAFASGGLSPDLTFLLDVSPEDGAARIRGRGTRPDRIESESFEFHRKVREGYLRLQASDPDRIRRIDGSLPADDVFGRIRETVSARFGW, encoded by the coding sequence ATGTCCCTCTCTGCACCGTTCGTGACGTTTGAGGGGATCGAGGGGTCCGGAAAGACCACCCAGGTCCGGCGGCTGTCCGAATATCTCAAGGAAAGGGGAATTCCCCACCGGGTCACCCGGGAGCCGGGTGGCACTCCCCTCGCCGACGAAATCCGCTCCCTTCTACTGTCGCCCCGGGAGGAGCCCGTCTTCCCGGAAACCGAACTGCTCCTGTACGAAGCCGCCCGGTCGCAGCACGTCCGCGGGGTGATCCTGCCGGCGCTGATTTCCGGGCAGGCGGTGCTGTGCGACCGCTTTTACGACGCCACGACGGCCTACCAGGGGTTCTCCCGGGGGATCGAAGGTCCGCAGGTCGAATGGCTGAACGCCTTCGCGTCCGGCGGGCTCTCCCCCGACCTGACCTTCCTCCTCGACGTGTCCCCGGAGGACGGGGCCGCCCGGATCCGCGGACGCGGCACCCGCCCGGACCGCATCGAGTCCGAATCCTTCGAGTTCCACCGGAAGGTGCGCGAAGGATATCTGCGCCTTCAAGCGAGCGATCCGGACCGGATCCGCCGGATCGACGGTTCCCTCCCGGCGGACGACGTCTTCGGCCGCATCCGCGAGACCGTGTCGGCACGTTTCGGATGGTAG
- a CDS encoding DNA polymerase III subunit delta': MVGNFSSLRGQDRAISLLRRYLETGNVPPGLLFHGEEGIGKERAALAFLAALFCRDRTPDGGCFACPECRLLASGAHPNLLRISPENHFIQIAGIRRLKEELSLKAFSDRARAALICPADRMTLQAANALLKTLEEPPPATHIVLVAHRLSRLPPTIVSRCQKIPFSTLSEDAVEEILRGIPEAGPRHTVGTVRAAAACAGGSPGRALLLLDEMEEGRRMWAGLFSRLDPANAAAAGETWRKGGERQGQIAVPLSLVRDLALLSSGGKADIINKDFGDPLSAVAARKTPYEWTLAFQALLSTSRLPPQAQKRLALEAFLFGLHGKD, translated from the coding sequence ATGGTAGGGAACTTCTCCTCCCTCCGCGGGCAGGATCGGGCGATCTCCCTTCTGCGCCGCTACCTGGAGACGGGGAACGTCCCGCCCGGCCTCCTCTTCCATGGAGAGGAGGGGATCGGCAAGGAGAGGGCCGCGCTCGCGTTCCTCGCCGCCCTTTTCTGTCGCGACCGGACCCCCGACGGCGGATGTTTTGCCTGCCCCGAGTGCCGTCTGCTCGCTTCCGGCGCCCATCCCAACCTCCTGCGGATTTCGCCGGAGAACCACTTCATCCAGATTGCCGGGATACGGCGGCTCAAGGAGGAGCTCTCGCTGAAGGCGTTTTCCGACCGCGCGCGCGCGGCGCTCATCTGCCCGGCGGACCGTATGACCCTGCAGGCGGCCAACGCCCTGCTGAAGACTCTCGAGGAGCCCCCGCCTGCGACGCACATCGTGCTTGTGGCCCACCGGCTTTCCCGGCTTCCCCCCACGATCGTCTCCCGCTGCCAGAAGATCCCCTTCTCCACGCTCTCGGAGGATGCCGTGGAGGAGATCCTCCGAGGCATCCCCGAGGCAGGCCCGCGGCACACCGTCGGGACGGTCCGGGCGGCGGCCGCCTGCGCGGGGGGAAGCCCGGGGCGCGCGCTCCTTCTTCTCGACGAGATGGAAGAGGGCCGCAGGATGTGGGCCGGCCTGTTTTCCCGCCTGGACCCGGCGAACGCCGCCGCAGCCGGCGAGACGTGGAGGAAAGGGGGGGAGCGGCAGGGGCAGATCGCCGTGCCCCTGTCCCTGGTGCGGGACCTGGCCCTCTTATCTTCCGGGGGGAAAGCGGATATAATAAACAAGGATTTCGGGGATCCCTTAAGCGCCGTCGCCGCCCGGAAAACCCCTTACGAATGGACCCTGGCGTTCCAGGCGCTTCTGTCCACGTCCCGATTGCCTCCCCAGGCCCAGAAGCGGCTGGCGCTGGAGGCATTTTTATTTGGGTTGCACGGAAAGGACTGA